In Naumovozyma castellii chromosome 1, complete genome, one DNA window encodes the following:
- the LYP1 gene encoding lysine permease (ancestral locus Anc_1.84) — protein sequence MPNFRNLISSSSSSNKHDSEKHVTEIHTSTEDEQTSPDDHSIEIIKNEILEKDKKKIAHTNQFSSDIHSITDSLARSRLPHLGDDDDEEDAEEAQYHDTEVKRALKQRHIGMIALGGTIGTGLFVGISVPLTNSGPVGSLIAYLFMGSIIYSITQSLGEMATFIPVTSSITVFSKRFLSPAFGVANGYMYWFNWAITYAVEISVVGQVIEYWTKKVPLAAWIAIFWVFVTLMNFFPVKVYGEIEFWIAFMKVLAIAGYLLYALIIVCGGSSQGPIGFRYWRNPGPWGAGIISKDKNTSRFLGWVSSLINAAFTYQGTELVGITAGEAANPRKSVPRAINKVVFRIALFYIMSLFFIGLLVPYDDPRLSSDSAVVASSPFVISIQNAGTKILPDIFNAIVMITVISAANSNVYVGSRVLYALAQTGNAPKQFAYVTRHGVPYLGVLCTAALGLLAFLVVNNNANTAFNWLINISTLAGLCAWLFISISHIRFMQALKFRGISRDDLPFKAKFMPWAAYYATFFVTVIIFIQGFQAFSPHFDVTAFFTAYISLIILAVLFIGCQIYYRCRFFWKLEDIDIDTDRREIEEVIWEDDEPKTYWDKFWAAVA from the coding sequence ATGCCCAACTTCAGAAACCTGATATCGTCGTCGTCCTCCTCGAACAAGCACGACAGCGAGAAGCACGTCACTGAGATACACACCTCCACGGAGGACGAACAGACGTCCCCCGATGATCACTCCATCGAGATCATCAAGAACGAGATCCTGGAGAAggataagaagaaaatcgCTCACACAAACCAATTCAGCTCAGACATACATTCCATCACAGACTCCCTCGCCAGATCAAGGTTGCCCCATCTGGGCGACGATGACGACGAAGAGGACGCGGAAGAGGCCCAGTACCACGACACTGAGGTCAAGAGAGCTTTGAAACAGAGGCATATCGGGATGATCGCCCTAGGTGGGACCATCGGGACCGGTCTGTTCGTCGGTATCTCCGTTCCATTGACTAATTCAGGCCCCGTGGGGTCCCTGATCGCTTACTTGTTCATGGGGTCCATTATTTACTCCATTACTCAATCGCTAGGTGAAATGGCTACTTTCATCCCTGTCACTTCCTCCATCACTGTCTTCTCCAAGAGATTCTTATCCCCGGCATTTGGGGTCGCCAATGGGTACATGTACTGGTTCAATTGGGCCATCACGTATGCAGTCGAAATATCCGTCGTTGGTCaagttattgaatattgGACCAAGAAGGTTCCCCTGGCCGCATGGATAGCTATCTTTTGGGTATTTGTCacattaatgaatttcttCCCCGTTAAAGTTTACggtgaaattgaattctGGATCGCATTCATGAAAGTCTTGGCCATTGCTGGTTACTTGTTGTATGCATTGATTATCGTTTGTGGTGGTTCCAGTCAGGGCCCCATTGGGTTCCGTTATTGGAGAAATCCAGGTCCATGGGGGGCAGGGATCATCTCCAAGGATAAGAATACAAGTCGTTTCCTTGGTTGGGTCTCCTCTTTGATTAATGCAGCCTTCACGTATCAAGGTACCGAATTAGTCGGTATCACCGCTGGTGAAGCTGCCAACCCAAGAAAGAGTGTCCCTCGTGCCATTAATAAAGTTGTCTTTAGAATCGCTTTATTCTATATCATGTCCTTGTTCTTTATCGGTCTATTGGTCCCATACGATGATCCACGTTTATCTAGTGACTCCGCTGTCGTTGCCTCATCGCCATTCGTCATCTCCATTCAAAACGCAGGTACCAAGATTTTACCTGACATCTTCAACGCTATCGTCATGATCACAGTCATCTCTGCAGCAAATTCAAACGTCTACGTCGGTTCTCGTGTCCTTTATGCCCTAGCTCAAACGGGGAACGCTCCAAAGCAATTCGCATACGTCACAAGACATGGGGTCCCATACTTGGGTGTTCTTTGTACTGCCGCATTGGGTCTATTAGCCTTCTTGGTCGTCAACAACAATGCAAACACAGCATTCAATTGGTTGATTAATATCTCCACCTTGGCCGGGTTATGTGCGTGGTTATTCATCTCCATCTCTCACATCCGTTTCATGCAAGCTTTGAAGTTCCGTGGTATTTCCAGAGATGATTTACCCTTCAAGGCCAAATTCATGCCTTGGGCCGCATACTACGCTACATTCTTTGTCACTGTCATAATCTTCATCCAGGGGTTCCAAGCATTCTCACCACATTTCGACGTCACTGCATTCTTCACCGCTTATATCTCTTTGATCATCCTAGCGGTACTATTCATAGGATGTCAAATATATTACAGGTGTAGATTCTTCTGGAAGTTGGAAGACATCGATATCGATACGGATAGaagagaaattgaagaagtcATCTGGGAAGACGATGAACCAAAGACATACTGGGACAAATTCTGGGCCGCAGTCGCTTAA
- the ALP1 gene encoding arginine permease ALP1 (ancestral locus Anc_1.83), with amino-acid sequence MKLNQPQVHSFQVDSNDTPTTISTLDDDQEKQQDVKRELKKRHISMIALGGTIGTGLFLGIARPLIIAGPIGALIAYLFMGTVVFSVTQSLGEMCTFIPVTASFTVFAQRFLSPAFGAANGYMYWFSWAMTFALELSVVGQIIQFWTMAVPLAAWISIVWVLLTISNLFPVRIYGEIEFWIASVKVLAILGFIIYGICIICGAGVTGPVGFRYWKNPGPWGMGIISSNVNEARFFGWVSSLINAAFTFQGTELVGITAGEVQEPRKTVPKAIKKVVFRILVFYIGSLLVIGLLVPYNDPKLQSNDSYVSSSPFIITIQNAGTKILPHIFNAVILITIISAGNSNVYIGSRILYGLAKNKAAPKFFTNTSKAGVPYVTVLFTSMFGSLAYMETTTGGDKAFTWLLNIVGVAGFFAWLLISCSHIRFMKALKQRGISRNDLPYKAMLMPWLAYYAVFFMVIIIVIQGFTSFAPKFKVANFFAAYISVFLFIIFWVAFQIWFKCRLVWKLQDVDLDTDRRDIEEEVWSDDVEDKNKNWWDRFWNYVA; translated from the coding sequence ATGAAATTAAACCAGCCACAGGTCCATTCATTCCAAGTGGACTCCAATGACACACCCACCACCATTTCCACTCTGGACGACGACCAGGAAAAGCAACAGGATGTAAAGAGAGAACTAAAGAAAAGACACATCTCCATGATTGCCCTAGGTGGGACCATCGGCACGGGACTGTTTTTGGGGATTGCACGTCCACTCATTATCGCAGGTCCAATAGGTGCATTGATCGCATATCTTTTCATGGGAACCGTCGTATTCTCTGTCACTCAATCATTGGGTGAAATGTGCACTTTCATCCCAGTAACAGCATCATTCACCGTCTTTGCCCAAAGATTCTTATCCCCCGCATTCGGTGCTGCTAATGGGTACATGTATTGGTTCTCCTGGGCAATGACCTTTGCCCTAGAATTATCTGTGGTGGGccaaattattcaattctgGACCATGGCGGTCCCCCTAGCAGCCTGGATTTCCATCGTTTGGGTCCTCTTGACAATTTCTAACTTATTCCCAGTACGCATCTACggtgaaattgaattctGGATCGCTTCTGTCAAAGTACTGGCCATCCTGGGGTTCATCATTTATGGTATTTGTATCATTTGTGGTGCTGGTGTCACAGGACCCGTCGGTTTCAGATATTGGAAGAATCCAGGACCTTGGGGCATGGGGATCATTTCTTCCAATGTCAATGAGGCAAGATTCTTTGGTTGGGTCTCGTCTTTAATCAATGCAGCATTCACGTTCCAGGGAACTGAATTGGTGGGCATCACTGCCGGTGAAGTCCAAGAACCAAGAAAGACTGTCCCCAAGGCAATTAAAAAAGTCGTCTTTAGAATTCTGGTCTTCTACATTGGTTCACTACTAGTCATTGGATTGTTGGTCCCATATAATGATCCCAAATTACAAAGTAATGACAGCTATGTCTCCTCGTCACCTTTCATCATTACCATCCAAAACGCAGGAACCAAGATCCTACCACACATTTTCAACGCTGTCATTCTCATAACCATCATTTCAGCGGGCAATTCAAACGTTTACATTGGGTCCAGGATATTGTATGGCTTGGCTAAAAACAAGGCAGCACCCAAATTTTTTACAAACACATCCAAAGCTGGTGTTCCCTATGTGACTGTCCTTTTCACTTCCATGTTTGGATCCCTAGCATACATGGAAACCACCACGGGAGGAGACAAGGCTTTCACATGGTTGTTAAATATCGTAGGAGTAGCAGGGTTTTTCGCCTGGTTattgatttcttgttctcATATCCGTTTCATGAAGGCTTTGAAGCAAAGAggaatttcaagaaatgattTGCCCTATAAGGCCATGCTCATGCCATGGCTAGCGTATTATGCCGTGTTCTTCATGGTTATAATAATCGTCATCCAGGGATTCACCTCTTTTGCCCCGAAATTTAAAGTGGCAAACTTCTTTGCAGCTTATATTTCTgtctttttatttattatattttggGTCGCCTTTCAAATATGGTTCAAATGTCGATTGGTTTGGAAGTTGCAGGATGTGGATTTGGATACAGATAGAAGGGACATTGAAGAGGAGGTATGGAGTGATGATGTGGAAgacaagaacaagaattggTGGGACCGTTTTTGGAATTACGTAGcataa
- the BNI1 gene encoding formin BNI1 (ancestral locus Anc_1.82), whose translation MMVRNSSSKSSTSNNNSSASTGSSIFQNLRRLTNPSSNHTNKSPSGSSPRTSYSPERDSTTTRESHTNSLKPLNKKTSLNTQNLSQYINDKHSPQHTRSASVQSSSKYSYSRRSSSQTLGSTLNQIARQHTNQSSASILSQGSFTNLSKFIAPDGKINLEMPRDPNEVEVLFEDIMLKRNILQSLPTDKQNELMSYDLEKKWLIVKQDLQNEMKKMRLKTNSTNTNNNNNNNRSSMSPENSSTINLNSPATMQMSPHHHIGSNSNSSINSHHTPITISKRPTGPISNPIPNADMYKLSMRNTSSSSMSDKTNRPPIHYVKRIIADTITSEEMKDLWVTLRTEQIDWVDAFIEHQGHIAMANILMKSLYKTSSDGTPNPQLLEKENAFFKCFRVLSMLSQGLREFTRHEIMSQTVARGLFSITLSTRRMATEIFVCMLEKKNPERFKVILNALDQKFKIGYNAHMTQNIKMFPDYFTHLTLDSQLKVTQAWLFAVEHTLDGRGKMGSLVGASDDFKNSGGENAILEYCQWSMIFINHLCSCSSNINQRMLLRTKLENCGILRIMNKVKTLDYDKVIEQIDLYENNKLDDLNTLLESNNKNANINLQDPTSMLRNLWDACKGTENEKLLISLMQHLFLSSSQFIEEKKDPVKLSRQLKLLDSLVTNVSVSSTDQEASMNMAIQRLYDAMQTDEVARRSILESRTLTKKLEEVQAERDLLSQKLKNAEHGLVGQLQDELAQRDRILSKNQRVMEQLQGELEELKKKHLLEKHEQEVELRKMLTILNARPEIVEGNGTSKKTKAKNPSALDPSKKQSIQQALQDGLSRTKKDYSVDARNFGMTIQPNKRLKLLRMQMEDIENEARELEMTNFTEYEKRKLEAPSKIKKPKKVATKKEIDPSINKLNDLRQTLAEIQMESNDISKFNVDERVNELFNQKRITALKRLQDLETKYKDFGIDFNIDELVDSASKDENGNNQQSGDYSSLDPKAYQRKLDELNRLTDELLRVKNKVNASDNNLSSRRPSASSSSESASSSSDSDDGESLIERQDTQSNFSGTSAGPGSFLEALTQKYATGQKSASPRDQSTRMKDNIFINRIKQTNVAPPFLDELTDKVAEAPPVEASLAEPDNNNTINESSKEETGEANLTSSDNEVVAQASLSNPEVSPKHDNNSVKDVNESDDKAEVSAKDTSADSQPPPPPPPPLPDFFTNEQKNSSSETSIPLPSPPLPEKLFENAGAHPLKHLRQSASSPALNSALPPPPPPPPPPPLPTDGPRKKVIASPLLPQSASLFENYPRPQKKLKQLHWEKLDATDNSIWKTNKAEKFADDLYEKGVLTDLEKAFAAREIKSLASKKKEDLDKISFLSRDISQQFGINLHMYANLPVDDVVKKILKCDRDFLHTPSVIEFLSKPEIVEVSVNLARNYAPYSTDWEGVKSVEDAKAPEKDPNELQRADQLYLQLIINLQSYWGSRMRALTVITTFDKEYNELLTKLRKVDKAVSSLQESENLKNVFNVILAVGNYMNDTSKQAQGFKLATLQRLTFIKDSTNSMTFLNYVEKIVRSNYPSFNDFLTELEPVLDVVKISIEQLVSDCKEFSQSIVNVERSVEFGNLSDSSKFHPQDRVLAKVLPILPDARKKGELLGDEVKLTIMEFLRLMQIYGEDSEDKFAKNSFFKKFADFITEYKKAQNQNIKAEEEEQVYERHKKMVEDQQKKLQEQENGSNGSENGEEGSGDDSGDRRAMMDKLLDQLKNAGPSKTDPSSARKRALVRKKLMTESTALLKDIETEDDSIIYSPEGKNPFVNPVDLDTPHDESEMDVSSSPIQRSLSPSRNSTLLSDDQDEVTDRAKALLMELRGSNTPSKRNSLLDEHKEKLRARRRKTNSDLHSGTRLQFVGETVPEKEVEPITGEPDGTSTELEETSNLSSENQQKVDVESIEDEKADEPHTADST comes from the coding sequence ATGATGGTCAGGAACTCGAGTTCGAAAAGCTCAACGTCTAACAACAATTCATCCGCAAGTACAGGGTCCAGTATATTCCAAAATCTAAGGCGATTGACAAACCCATCTTCTAACCATACAAATAAGAGCCCCTCCGGAAGCAGTCCTAGAACTTCTTACAGTCCTGAACGTGACTCCACTACCACCAGAGAATCTCATACCAACTCATTGAAACCATTAAACAAGAAGACTTCGTTGAATACACAGAATCTATCACAATACATCAATGATAAACACAGTCCTCAACATACAAGGTCTGCCTCCGTGCAATCCTCGTCAAAATATTCCTATTCAAGAAGGTCTTCTTCTCAAACATTGGGAAGCACTTTAAACCAAATTGCTAGACAACATACAAATCAAAGCTCTGCAAGCATTCTATCACAAGGTTCATTCACAAATTTATCCAAGTTTATAGCACCCGATGGGAAGATCAACTTAGAAATGCCAAGGGACCCCAATGAAGTGGAAGtcttatttgaagatataatgttaaagagaaatatattACAATCATTACCCACTGACAAACAAAATGAGTTGATGAGTTATGATTTGGAGAAAAAATGGTTAATTGTAAAGCaagatttacaaaatgaaatgaagaagatgagatTGAAGACTAATTCCACTAATactaataacaataataataataatcgtTCTTCAATGTCACCTGAAAACTCTTCCActataaatttaaattcacCTGCTACAATGCAAATGTCACCACATCATCATATCGGTTCTAACAGTAATAGCAGTATAAATTCACATCATACCCCCATAACTATCTCAAAGAGACCGACGGGGCCCATATCAAATCCAATCCCTAATGCAGATATGTACAAACTGAGTATGAGGAACACtagttcatcatcaatgTCAGATAAGACAAATCGGCCCCCAATCCATTATGTGAAAAGAATAATCGCGGATACTATAACTTCAGAAGAAATGAAGGATTTATGGGTCACATTAAGAACAGAACAAATTGATTGGGTCGACGCATTTATAGAACATCAGGGACACATTGCAATGGCTAATATCTTAATGAAATCACTATATAAGACATCTTCCGATGGAACTCCAAACCCTCAATTGTtagagaaggaaaatgcatttttcaaatgttttaGAGTGTTATCCATGTTGTCCCAAGGACTACGGGAATTTACAAGACACGAAATAATGTCACAAACGGTGGCGAGAGGTTTGTTTTCTATAACTTTATCAACAAGGAGAATGGCTactgaaatatttgtttgcATGCTTGAGAAGAAGAACCCTGAAAGATTCAAAGTAATCTTAAATGCATTAgatcaaaaatttaaaattggtTACAATGCTCACATGactcaaaatattaaaatgtTTCCTGATTATTTTACTCATCTTACATTGGATAGTCAGTTGAAAGTGACACAGGCATGGCTATTTGCAGTGGAACATACTTTAGATGGGAGAGGTAAAATGGGATCACTTGTTGGTGCCTCGGatgattttaaaaattcaGGAGGTGAAAATGCAATATTGGAATACTGTCAATGGTCAATGATTTTTATTAATCATTTATGTTCATGTTCCAGTAATATTAATCAAAGAATGTTATTAAGAAcgaaattggaaaattgtGGGATTTTGCGTATAATGAATAAAGTCAAAACATTAGATTATGATAAAGTTATAGAACAAATTGACTTATAcgaaaacaacaaattgGACGATTTAAATACATTGTTAGAgtcaaataataagaatgcTAACATTAATCTGCAGGATCCAACTTCCATGCTTCGAAATCTATGGGATGCCTGTAAAGGtacagaaaatgaaaaattattaatatctttaatgcaacatctttttctttcaagttcacaatttattgaagagaaaaagGATCCTGTTAAATTATCAAGACAACTTAAACTGTTAGATTCATTGGTGACAAATGTTAGCGTTTCATCAACTGATCAAGAAGCCAGCATGAATATGGCCATTCAAAGACTTTATGATGCAATGCAGACAGATGAAGTAGCTAGGCGATCCATTCTTGAAAGTCGGACATTAACAAAGAAACTAGAAGAAGTTCAAGCAGAACGTGACTTACTATCacaaaaattgaaaaatgcTGAACACGGTCTCGTTGGTCAATTACAAGACGAGTTGGCTCAAAGAGATCGAATCTTATCAAAAAACCAAAGGGTTATGGAACAATTACAAGgagaattggaagaactgaaaaagaaacatcTACTTGAGAAGCATGAACAAGAAGTCGAACTACGTAAAATGTTGACCATATTAAATGCAAGACCTGAAATTGTCGAAGGTAATGGGACCTCAAAGAAAACGAAGGCAAAGAATCCTAGTGCACTCGATCCATCTAAGAAGCAAAGTATACAACAAGCTTTGCAGGATGGTTTGAGTCGTACTAAGAAAGATTATAGTGTTGATGCAAGAAACTTTGGTATGACTATTCAACCAAATAAAAGATTAAAGTTGCTTAGAATGCAAATGGaggatattgaaaatgaagcTAGAGAACTAGAGATGACAAATTTTACTGAATATGAAAAACGAAAACTTGAAGCACCATCAAAGATTAAGAAACCAAAGAAAGTAGCAACGAAAAAAGAGATTGATCCAAGCataaacaaattaaatgatcTCCGACAAACTCTTGCGgaaattcaaatggaatcaaatgatatttcCAAGTTTAATGTGGACGAAAGGGTAAACGAATTATTCAATCAGAAACGTATCACAGCATTGAAACGACTTCAAGATTTAGAAACAAAATACAAAGATTTTGGTATTGATTTCAACATTGATGAACTGGTAGACTCTGCATCAAAAGATGAAAACGGAAATAATCAGCAATCTGGAGACTATTCTAGCTTAGATCCTAAAGCGTACCAAAGAAAACTTGATGAACTAAACCGGTTGACTGACGAACTTCTAAGAGTAAAAAACAAAGTAAATGCATCAGATAATAACTTGTCAAGTCGAAGGCCATCCGCATCGTCATCGTCTGAATCTGCCTCCTCATCATCTGACTCAGATGACGGCGAAAGTTTGATAGAAAGACAAGATACTCAAAGTAATTTTTCTGGAACGTCTGCAGGACCAGGATCCTTCCTGGAGGCCCTAACACAAAAGTATGCAACAGGTCAAAAAAGTGCAAGTCCTAGAGACCAATCAACAAGGATGAAGGAcaatatctttattaatCGTATAAAGCAGACTAACGTGGCTCCGCCGTTCCTCGACGAACTGACTGATAAGGTAGCTGAAGCTCCACCTGTAGAAGCAAGTTTAGCTGAACcagataataataatacaatcaACGAATCatcaaaagaagaaactggGGAGGCAAATTTAACCTCTTCTGACAATGAAGTGGTCGCACAGGCGTCTCTATCCAACCCAGAAGTATCTCCTAAAcatgataataatagtgTGAAAGATGTCAATGAATCAGATGATAAGGCAGAGGTTTCAGCAAAAGATACTTCTGCAGACTCTCAACCACCGCCACCGCCACCACCGCCATTACCAGACTTTTTTACAaatgaacaaaagaatTCAAGTTCAGAGACCTCCATCCCTCTACCGTCTCCTCCATTACCTGAAAAGCTATTTGAGAATGCAGGGGCACATCctttgaaacatttgaGACAAAGTGCATCGTCTCCAGCGTTAAATTCAGCCCTTCCTCCTCCACCTCCTCCTCCACCTCCACCACCATTGCCAACAGACGGACCAAGAAAAAAGGTTATAGCATCTCCGCTATTGCCCCAATCtgcttcattatttgaaaattatcCTCGTCCACAGAAGAAACTTAAACAATTACATTGGGAAAAATTGGATGCCACAGATAATTCTATCTGGAAGACAAATAAGGCTGAAAAATTTGCAGACGATCTTTATGAAAAAGGTGTTCTTACCGATTTAGAAAAAGCGTTTGCGGCTAGAGAAATCAAGTCACTAGcatcaaagaagaaggaagatTTAGATAAAATATCATTTCTTTCTCGAGATATTTCTCAACAGTTTGGTATTAATCTTCATATGTATGCAAATTTACCCGTTGATGACGTggtgaagaaaatattaaaatgtGATCGTGATTTCCTACATACACCAAGTGTTATTGAATTTCTATCTAAACCAGAAATTGTTGAGGTATCTGTTAATCTTGCTAGGAATTATGCACCATATAGCACTGATTGGGAAGGTGTGAAGTCAGTTGAGGATGCAAAGGCACCAGAGAAAGATCCTAATGAATTACAAAGAGCTGACCAACTTTATCTCCAATTAATAATCAACCTTCAATCCTATTGGGGTTCGAGGATGAGAGCTCTTACTGTGATAACTACGTTTGATAAGGAATATAATGAGCTTCTAACCAAGCTAAGAAAAGTAGATAAGGCAGTGAGTTCACTTCAAGAATCTGAAAACTTAAAGAATGTCTTTAATGTTATTTTGGCTGTTGGTAATTATATGAACGATACTTCGAAGCAGGCACAAGGGTTTAAATTAGCTACATTACAAAGATTAACTTTTATCAAGGATTCTACTAATAGCATGACATTCCTTAACTATGTTGAAAAGATTGTAAGAAGTAATTATCCATCctttaatgattttttaaCCGAACTAGAGCCTGTTTTGGATGTTGTTAAGATTTCAATAGAGCAACTAGTAAGTGATTGTAAAGAATTCTCCCAATCAATTGTCAATGTTGAAAGATCAGTTGAATTTGGTAATTTAAGTGACTCCTCTAAATTCCATCCACAGGATAGAGTATTAGCTAAAGTTTTGCCTATATTACCAGATGCCAGAAAGAAAGGTGAACTACTAGGTGATGAAGTGAAATTGACCATCATGGAGTTTTTAAGATTGATGCAAATATACGGTGAAGATTCAGAAGATAAGTTTGCCAAAAAttccttcttcaagaaatttgcTGATTTCATTACTGAATACAAGAAGGctcaaaatcaaaatatcaaagcggaagaggaagaacaagTATATGAAAGACATAAAAAGATGGTTGAGGATCAGCAAAAGAAATtgcaagaacaagaaaatggaaGCAACGGTTCAGAGAATGGAGAAGAGGGAAGTGGTGATGATTCTGGTGATCGGAGGGCAATGATGGACAAACTTCTGgatcaattaaagaatgCAGGTCCTAGCAAGACTGACCCATCCTCAGCAAGGAAAAGGGCGTTGGTAAGGAAAAAACTCATGACTGAATCAACTGCTCTCCTCAAAGACATTGAAACTGAGGATGattctattatttattcaCCAGAAGGGAAGAATCCATTCGTAAACCCAGTTGATCTGGATACCCCTCATGATGAATCAGAAATGGACGTGTCCTCCTCTCCAATACAACGTAGCTTATCACCAAGTAGAAATTCCACTTTATTATCAGATGATCAAGATGAAGTTACCGATAGAGCAAAGGCTTTGCTAATGGAACTAAGAGGATCAAATACTCCTTCCAAGAGAAATTCCCTGTTGGACGAACATAAAGAGAAACTAAGGGCTCGTAGAAGGAAAACGAATAGTGATTTGCATTCGGGTACAAGACTCCAATTTGTTGGAGAGACGGTGCCAGAAAAGGAAGTAGAACCCATAACAGGAGAGCCTGATGGTACATCAACTGAACTAGAAGAAACAAGTAATTTATCATCTGAAAACCAACAAAAGGTTGATGTGGAATCAATAGAAGATGAGAAAGCTGATGAGCCACATACTGCTGATTCAACGTAA